One segment of Bradyrhizobium sp. CB2312 DNA contains the following:
- a CDS encoding ATP-binding protein, which yields MSAAPDKWRPSLTLVIFTVLATVGVLPLVGLFFFRLYDNQLIRQTQAELIAQSRVLATIYAQEVTARLGSGLVLGAEVPPNMLPDPGDPVTPIRPALDLTANDLLRRRPDALPASQPAQPAYVEIGARMTPIIRETQKVTLAGFRILDPQGVVIAGRYEVGQSLAHIEEVADALHGQYRATLRNRVPDKPPPPIYSFSRGLGVHVFSAMPVIVNNRVAGVIYTTRTPSNIFDHLYQERAKFVLAGLAVILGTIAIGLVFSRTITLPMRELIDRAARIGRGDREAFRPLRHYGTREFAQLSHSFLGMAEQLARRSDYIATFSAHLTHELKSPLTSIKGAAELLQDSVQGKAGSLTPAEQKTFIANILSDTQRLEAMAQRLRELARAESLPQNERTELAPVIADLKSRFPASCIEASGSLDRAIGMSSEKALIVLSHLTDNAVRHKAGTIRLEAVDARTTLLVTVSNDGEPISAPNRDRIFDAFFTTRRDQGGTGMGLAIARAVMASHGGSIRLKPTDQGAAFELQFPIA from the coding sequence ATGAGCGCGGCGCCCGACAAATGGCGGCCATCGCTCACCCTCGTGATCTTCACGGTGCTGGCGACGGTCGGCGTGCTGCCGCTGGTCGGCCTGTTCTTCTTCCGCCTCTACGACAACCAGCTGATCCGCCAGACCCAGGCCGAGCTGATCGCGCAGAGCCGCGTGCTGGCAACGATCTATGCGCAGGAGGTTACGGCGAGGCTTGGCAGCGGCCTGGTGCTCGGCGCCGAGGTGCCGCCGAACATGCTGCCTGACCCCGGCGACCCGGTCACCCCGATCCGCCCCGCGCTCGACCTCACCGCCAACGATCTGCTCAGGCGGCGGCCGGATGCGCTGCCTGCATCCCAGCCGGCTCAGCCCGCTTACGTCGAGATCGGCGCGAGGATGACGCCGATCATCCGCGAGACGCAGAAGGTGACGCTGGCGGGCTTTCGCATCCTCGATCCGCAGGGCGTCGTGATCGCCGGGCGCTACGAGGTCGGGCAGTCGCTCGCCCATATCGAGGAGGTCGCGGACGCGCTGCACGGGCAGTACCGCGCCACCCTGCGCAACCGCGTGCCGGACAAGCCGCCGCCACCGATCTATTCCTTCAGCCGCGGCCTCGGCGTTCACGTGTTCTCGGCAATGCCCGTGATCGTAAATAACCGCGTCGCCGGAGTGATCTACACCACGCGTACGCCGAGCAACATCTTCGATCACCTCTACCAGGAGCGGGCAAAGTTCGTGCTGGCCGGGCTCGCGGTGATCCTCGGCACGATCGCGATCGGCCTCGTGTTCTCCCGCACCATCACGCTGCCGATGCGCGAATTGATCGACCGTGCCGCCAGAATTGGCCGCGGCGACCGCGAGGCATTTCGGCCGCTGCGGCACTATGGCACCCGCGAGTTCGCCCAGCTCTCGCACAGCTTCCTCGGCATGGCAGAGCAGCTCGCCAGGCGCTCCGACTACATCGCGACGTTCTCGGCCCATCTCACCCATGAGCTGAAATCGCCGCTGACCTCGATCAAGGGCGCGGCCGAGCTGTTGCAGGATTCGGTTCAAGGCAAGGCGGGCAGCCTGACGCCGGCCGAGCAGAAGACGTTCATCGCCAACATCCTGTCCGACACCCAGCGGCTCGAAGCAATGGCGCAGCGGCTGCGCGAGCTGGCGCGGGCCGAGAGCCTGCCGCAGAACGAGCGGACGGAGCTGGCGCCCGTGATCGCCGACCTCAAAAGCCGGTTTCCGGCAAGCTGCATCGAAGCCAGCGGCAGCCTCGACCGGGCGATCGGGATGTCGTCAGAGAAGGCGCTGATCGTATTGTCGCATCTCACCGATAACGCGGTGCGGCACAAGGCGGGGACAATCCGGCTGGAGGCGGTGGACGCACGGACGACCCTGCTTGTGACGGTCAGCAATGACGGCGAGCCGATCTCGGCGCCGAACCGCGACAGGATTTTTGATGCGTTCTTCACCACCCGGCGGGACCAAGGCGGTACCGGGATGGGCCTCGCCATCGCGCGCGCGGTGATGGCGAGCCATGGTGGCTCGATCAGGCTCAAGCCGACGGACCAAGGGGCGGCCTTCGAGCTTCAGTTTCCAATCGCCTAG
- the hydA gene encoding dihydropyrimidinase, producing the protein MPLLIRGGTVVNHDHSRRADVLIDGETIVAMGTSLEAPTGAEIVDAGGAYVMPGGIDPHTHLEMPFMGTVTADDFESGTKAALAGGTTMVVDFCLPDPGQSMLAAYQEWRHKSEKAATDYGFHMAVTSWSKQIHDEMETVVKTYGINTFKHFMAYKGALMVNDDELYNSFARCAHLGAMPVVHAENGDVVALMQDALIARGVTGPEGHAYSRPPEVEGEATNRAIMIADMTGTPVYIVHTSCREAHEAIARARAAGKRVYGEPLIQHLLLDADEYQNKDWDHSAQRVMSPPFRDKSHQDSLWAGLQAGSLQVVATDHCAFTTKQKRFGLGDFRKIPNGTGGLEDRLALLWTAGVATGRLTKEEFVAVTSANIARILNIYPRKGAVAVGSDADVVVWDPKASKTISAKRQMSRIDYNVFEGFACTGGPAATLSRGRIVWKDGDLRAEAGDGRYVERPAFSPVHVANSTWKELTAPRAVARGAVTP; encoded by the coding sequence ATGCCCCTCCTCATCCGCGGCGGCACCGTCGTCAATCACGATCATTCGCGCCGCGCGGATGTGCTGATCGACGGCGAGACGATCGTGGCGATGGGCACGTCGCTCGAGGCGCCCACTGGCGCCGAAATCGTCGACGCCGGCGGCGCCTACGTCATGCCGGGCGGAATCGATCCGCACACCCATCTCGAAATGCCGTTCATGGGTACGGTGACCGCCGACGATTTCGAATCGGGAACGAAGGCGGCGTTGGCCGGTGGCACCACGATGGTGGTGGATTTCTGCCTGCCCGATCCCGGCCAGTCGATGCTCGCGGCCTATCAGGAGTGGCGGCACAAATCCGAGAAGGCGGCAACCGACTACGGCTTCCACATGGCGGTGACGTCATGGTCGAAGCAGATCCATGACGAGATGGAGACCGTGGTCAAAACCTACGGGATCAACACCTTCAAGCATTTCATGGCCTACAAGGGCGCGCTGATGGTGAACGACGACGAGCTCTACAACTCGTTCGCGCGCTGCGCCCATCTCGGCGCCATGCCCGTGGTCCATGCGGAGAACGGCGATGTCGTCGCGTTGATGCAGGATGCGCTGATCGCGCGCGGCGTCACCGGCCCCGAAGGCCATGCTTACTCTCGGCCGCCGGAGGTCGAGGGCGAAGCCACCAACCGCGCCATCATGATCGCCGATATGACCGGCACGCCGGTCTATATCGTGCACACGAGCTGCCGCGAGGCGCATGAGGCGATCGCGCGGGCACGCGCGGCGGGCAAGCGCGTCTACGGCGAGCCGCTGATACAGCATCTGCTGCTGGACGCCGATGAATACCAGAACAAGGACTGGGATCATTCCGCTCAGCGCGTGATGTCGCCGCCGTTCCGCGACAAGTCGCACCAGGACAGTCTGTGGGCGGGCCTGCAAGCCGGCTCGCTCCAGGTGGTCGCGACCGACCACTGCGCCTTCACGACGAAGCAGAAGCGGTTCGGGCTCGGTGATTTCAGAAAAATCCCGAACGGCACCGGCGGCCTCGAAGATCGCCTTGCGCTGCTCTGGACCGCGGGCGTTGCCACGGGGCGGCTGACGAAGGAAGAGTTCGTCGCGGTCACCTCGGCGAACATCGCGCGCATTCTCAACATCTATCCGCGCAAGGGCGCGGTCGCGGTCGGCTCGGATGCCGATGTCGTGGTGTGGGATCCCAAGGCGAGCAAGACCATCAGCGCCAAGCGGCAGATGAGCCGGATTGACTACAACGTGTTCGAAGGCTTTGCCTGCACCGGCGGGCCGGCCGCAACTTTGTCGCGCGGCCGCATCGTCTGGAAGGATGGCGATCTGCGCGCCGAGGCGGGCGATGGCCGGTATGTGGAGCGCCCGGCATTTTCGCCGGTGCACGTGGCGAACTCGACCTGGAAGGAGCTGACCGCCCCGCGCGCGGTCGCACGCGGCGCGGTCACGCCGTAG
- a CDS encoding DUF4173 domain-containing protein, producing the protein MTSLASTIAADIQPIRHSSIPAKVGLTLALAALADWLFYAQRTGLSLTLFALAIVCVSVLFNQASLDLRRAGIGAAVLVAGLMPAVEELNTLSFLILVTSLTIALLLATNPETTGLADRARALRNFVLFGPFRFFPEALQVFNMSAFTRGIALWLLPAALGTVFVALFAAANPVIEQWVSLLNPRLIFDHVSIPRVLFWTMMLALVWPFIHVRWRRRTVVTTDVTAVLVPPALPPMVSAEFLGASTILRSLILFNLLFAAQSVLDGIYLWGHVALPANMTYAAYAHRGAYPLIATALLAAAFVMVAMRPGGPAEKSRVIRPLVYLWVGQNVLLVASSILRLDLYVDIYMLTYWRIAAFIWMGLVALGLILIVARIALKRSNRWLVGANLIALTIVLYSCSLVNFDAFIADYNVAHSRQVIGFGEPVDIAYLMQLGPQALPAIEKVMPSRPEYDLVGRDRLLEAQRLDMTWRAWGFRSWRLQRKLDAGARSKSSSQPAG; encoded by the coding sequence ATGACGAGCCTGGCTTCGACGATCGCAGCGGACATCCAGCCGATCAGGCATTCCTCGATCCCGGCCAAGGTCGGCCTCACACTGGCGCTGGCCGCCCTCGCGGACTGGCTGTTCTACGCCCAGCGCACCGGGCTGTCGCTGACGCTGTTTGCGCTCGCGATTGTGTGCGTGTCGGTGCTGTTCAATCAAGCTTCACTCGACCTGCGGCGGGCGGGGATCGGCGCAGCCGTTCTCGTTGCCGGCCTCATGCCAGCGGTCGAGGAGCTCAACACGCTGTCCTTCCTGATCCTCGTCACCTCGCTGACGATTGCCCTGCTGCTCGCGACCAATCCTGAAACGACCGGCCTTGCCGACCGCGCCCGCGCGCTGCGCAACTTTGTCCTGTTCGGCCCCTTCAGATTCTTCCCCGAGGCGCTCCAGGTCTTCAACATGTCGGCCTTCACCCGCGGCATCGCGCTGTGGCTATTGCCGGCGGCGCTCGGCACCGTGTTCGTCGCGCTGTTCGCTGCCGCCAATCCCGTGATCGAGCAATGGGTGTCGCTGCTCAATCCGAGGCTCATCTTCGATCATGTCAGCATTCCGCGCGTGCTGTTCTGGACCATGATGCTGGCGCTGGTCTGGCCGTTCATCCATGTGCGCTGGCGGCGCAGGACCGTTGTCACCACCGATGTCACCGCTGTCCTCGTGCCGCCGGCGCTGCCACCCATGGTCTCGGCGGAGTTCCTGGGAGCCTCGACGATTCTGCGCTCGCTGATCCTGTTCAATCTGCTGTTCGCGGCCCAGTCGGTCCTCGACGGCATCTATCTCTGGGGTCATGTGGCGCTGCCGGCCAACATGACCTATGCGGCCTATGCCCATCGCGGCGCCTATCCGCTGATCGCAACCGCCCTGCTCGCTGCCGCTTTCGTTATGGTCGCGATGCGCCCCGGTGGGCCGGCCGAGAAATCCAGGGTGATCCGGCCGCTGGTCTATCTCTGGGTCGGGCAAAACGTGCTGCTTGTCGCCTCGTCCATTCTCCGGCTCGATCTTTACGTCGACATCTACATGCTGACCTATTGGCGCATCGCGGCCTTCATCTGGATGGGGCTGGTGGCTCTCGGGCTGATCCTGATCGTCGCCCGCATCGCGCTCAAGCGGTCCAACCGGTGGCTCGTCGGTGCCAATCTGATCGCGTTAACGATCGTACTGTATAGCTGTTCGCTGGTGAACTTCGACGCGTTCATTGCCGACTATAATGTTGCGCACAGTCGGCAAGTTATCGGGTTCGGCGAGCCGGTCGATATCGCCTACCTTATGCAACTTGGACCACAGGCTTTGCCCGCAATTGAGAAAGTGATGCCGTCTCGCCCAGAATATGATCTTGTCGGACGTGACCGACTTCTGGAGGCTCAGCGCCTGGACATGACCTGGCGTGCCTGGGGGTTTCGGAGCTGGCGTCTGCAGCGCAAGCTCGATGCCGGCGCAAGGAGCAAATCCAGCAGCCAGCCGGCCGGGTGA
- a CDS encoding alpha-ketoglutarate-dependent dioxygenase AlkB, with the protein MTQLGLFTNPDSGPAGLRYAENFIDAAAEQELIGRIAALPLQRFQFGAFEGNRRVASFGYRYDYTLQRLAESEPIPVWVLPVARRVEAWAGLTEGSVRQVLCTEYEAGVGIGWHRDKPHFDKVLGLSLGSPCKFRFRRRSGDKWQRHTLEALPRSLYMMDGEARSQWEHSIPPVEARRYSITFRTMKRA; encoded by the coding sequence ATGACGCAGCTTGGTTTGTTCACCAATCCGGACAGCGGTCCCGCCGGGCTTCGCTATGCGGAGAATTTTATCGATGCCGCCGCTGAGCAGGAGCTGATCGGCCGCATCGCAGCATTGCCGCTCCAGCGCTTCCAGTTCGGCGCCTTCGAGGGCAACCGCCGGGTGGCCTCGTTCGGCTACCGCTACGACTACACGCTGCAACGGCTCGCCGAGTCCGAGCCGATCCCCGTGTGGGTGCTGCCGGTCGCGCGCCGGGTCGAGGCATGGGCCGGCCTCACTGAGGGCAGCGTGCGGCAGGTGCTGTGCACCGAGTACGAGGCCGGCGTCGGCATCGGCTGGCATCGCGACAAGCCGCATTTCGACAAGGTGCTCGGCCTGTCGCTGGGCTCGCCTTGCAAATTCCGCTTCCGCCGCCGCAGCGGCGACAAATGGCAGCGCCATACGCTCGAGGCCCTGCCGCGCTCGCTCTACATGATGGACGGCGAGGCGCGCTCGCAATGGGAGCACAGCATCCCGCCGGTCGAGGCACGCCGCTATTCCATCACCTTCCGGACCATGAAGCGGGCGTGA
- a CDS encoding response regulator transcription factor, with product MAHRILIVDDEGHIREVIRVALKKAGMDVIEARDGKEALARFAADRPDLIVLDIGMPEFDGLDVCREIRKTSDVPILFLSARDEEIDRILGLEIGGDDYVTKPFSPRELVARVNVILRRLSPRNGEAKAGPSALTQGGLLIDPEQHVATFAGTPLKLTAIEFGILRAFLTRPTSVFNREQLMRAAYQLNIQVSDRTIDSHIRNIRAKLAAQNCENVIETIHGVGFKLGRCEKEA from the coding sequence TTGGCGCATCGCATTCTCATCGTCGACGACGAGGGCCACATCCGCGAGGTCATCCGCGTCGCCCTGAAGAAGGCCGGCATGGACGTGATCGAGGCGCGCGACGGCAAGGAGGCGCTCGCCCGCTTTGCCGCCGACAGGCCCGACCTGATCGTGCTCGACATCGGCATGCCCGAATTCGACGGCCTCGACGTCTGCCGCGAGATCCGCAAGACGTCCGACGTGCCGATCCTGTTCCTGTCGGCGCGCGACGAGGAGATCGACCGCATTCTCGGCCTCGAGATCGGCGGCGACGACTACGTGACAAAGCCGTTCAGCCCGCGCGAGCTGGTGGCGCGGGTCAATGTCATCCTGCGGCGCCTCAGCCCGCGCAACGGCGAGGCCAAGGCCGGGCCTTCGGCACTCACGCAAGGCGGCCTGCTGATCGATCCCGAGCAGCATGTCGCGACCTTCGCCGGCACGCCGCTGAAACTGACCGCGATCGAGTTCGGCATTTTGCGCGCGTTCCTGACCCGGCCGACCTCGGTGTTCAACCGCGAGCAGCTGATGCGCGCGGCCTACCAGCTCAACATCCAGGTCTCCGACCGCACCATCGACAGCCACATCCGCAATATCCGCGCCAAGCTCGCGGCGCAGAATTGCGAGAACGTGATCGAGACCATCCACGGCGTCGGCTTCAAGCTCGGCCGCTGCGAGAAAGAGGCATGA
- a CDS encoding ABC transporter substrate-binding protein, whose amino-acid sequence MSASPFDITRRNLMLGGLGIAGMTTLAPRLASAQGRSETLLVVQELGPNSLDMQGVGSNQTVNGLSWNCYDRLLTYASKTLPDGTVSYDREKLAPELAESWEVAADGMSCTFKLRKDAKFHDGTPVTAKDVKWSFDRAVKVGGFPTFQISAGSLEKPEQFVVVDDHTFRIDYVRKDKMLLFNVAVVVPFIINSELAKKNATAEDPWALAWLKNNEAGGGAYRIESWKPGSETVLARFDDWKSGPLPKVKRVIARDVPSAGTRRAMLERGDADISSGFAPRDFEQIIREGKVKVSGVPIPNALWYVALNTAKPPFDNVKLRQAIAWAMPYEQIQSSAFFGRAVPMYGGAAEVSKPVWPQPFPYVTDLDKAKALMKEAGFESGLETTLSLDAGTATVGEPTAILIQESLAKIGIKASIEKIPGANWRTTLNKKELPLALNRFSGWLDYPEYYFYWNFHGNNSIFNISSYQNKEMDALIDKARFTADAAEYDKTVKDFIALCMRDVPVVPLNQPIHDVAMQKAITGYEFWFHREPDYRQFAKG is encoded by the coding sequence ATGAGCGCATCACCTTTTGACATCACTCGCCGCAATTTGATGCTCGGCGGCCTCGGCATCGCCGGAATGACAACACTCGCTCCCCGCTTGGCCTCTGCGCAGGGACGCAGCGAGACGCTTCTGGTGGTGCAGGAGCTCGGGCCGAACTCGCTCGACATGCAGGGCGTCGGCTCCAACCAGACCGTGAACGGCCTGTCCTGGAATTGCTACGACCGCCTGCTCACCTATGCCTCGAAGACGCTGCCGGATGGGACGGTCTCGTACGACCGCGAGAAGCTCGCCCCTGAGCTCGCGGAAAGCTGGGAGGTCGCGGCCGACGGCATGTCCTGCACCTTCAAGCTTCGCAAGGACGCGAAATTCCACGACGGCACGCCTGTGACCGCCAAGGACGTCAAATGGTCGTTCGATCGCGCGGTGAAAGTCGGCGGCTTTCCGACCTTCCAGATATCCGCGGGATCGCTGGAGAAGCCCGAGCAGTTCGTGGTGGTCGACGACCATACCTTCCGCATCGACTATGTGCGCAAGGACAAGATGCTGCTGTTCAACGTCGCCGTCGTCGTGCCCTTCATCATCAACTCCGAGCTTGCGAAGAAGAACGCGACCGCCGAGGACCCCTGGGCGCTGGCCTGGCTGAAGAACAACGAGGCCGGCGGCGGTGCCTACAGGATCGAGAGCTGGAAGCCCGGCAGCGAGACCGTGCTGGCACGCTTCGACGACTGGAAGAGCGGGCCGCTGCCGAAGGTCAAGCGCGTCATCGCGCGCGACGTGCCCTCGGCCGGCACGCGCCGCGCCATGCTGGAGCGCGGCGATGCCGATATTTCCAGCGGTTTTGCGCCGCGCGACTTCGAGCAGATCATCAGGGAGGGCAAGGTCAAGGTCTCCGGCGTGCCGATCCCGAATGCGCTCTGGTACGTCGCGCTGAACACGGCAAAACCGCCATTCGACAATGTGAAATTGCGACAGGCCATCGCCTGGGCGATGCCCTATGAACAGATCCAGAGTAGCGCGTTCTTCGGGCGCGCCGTTCCCATGTACGGCGGAGCTGCCGAAGTCTCAAAACCGGTCTGGCCGCAGCCATTTCCCTATGTCACCGATCTCGACAAAGCCAAGGCGCTGATGAAGGAAGCAGGCTTCGAGTCCGGTCTGGAGACGACCTTGTCGCTCGACGCGGGCACTGCGACCGTCGGCGAACCGACCGCCATCCTGATTCAGGAGAGCCTCGCCAAGATCGGCATCAAGGCGTCAATCGAAAAAATCCCCGGCGCAAACTGGCGCACGACGCTCAACAAGAAGGAGCTGCCGCTCGCGCTCAACCGCTTCAGCGGCTGGCTGGATTATCCCGAATATTACTTCTATTGGAATTTTCACGGCAACAATTCGATCTTCAACATCTCCTCCTACCAGAACAAGGAGATGGACGCGCTGATCGATAAGGCGCGCTTCACCGCGGATGCAGCGGAGTACGATAAGACGGTGAAGGATTTCATCGCACTCTGCATGCGTGATGTTCCGGTCGTCCCGCTCAATCAGCCGATCCACGACGTCGCCATGCAGAAGGCCATCACCGGCTACGAATTCTGGTTTCACCGCGAGCCGGACTACCGCCAGTTTGCGAAGGGCTAG
- a CDS encoding peroxiredoxin-like family protein translates to MALQDKLDAFKADFEGGRFPIKPTKEALDTMHRATAELIASGQAQRAKKAGDSAPEFTLMDPDGKPVASRDLLAKGPLIVSFYRGVWCPYCNLELQALQEALPEIATRGASLVAISPQTAPNSRKSQRDNKLSFPILSDVRSEIADAFGIRFALPPHLVSLYRSFKNDLPTFNDNPSWVLPMPARYVIGRDGVIAYAEVNPDYTQRPDPSELLPVLDRLRAGKAA, encoded by the coding sequence ATGGCCCTGCAAGACAAACTCGACGCCTTCAAAGCCGATTTCGAAGGTGGCCGCTTTCCGATCAAACCGACGAAGGAGGCGCTGGACACCATGCATCGTGCCACCGCTGAATTGATCGCCAGCGGCCAGGCCCAGCGCGCGAAGAAGGCCGGCGACAGCGCGCCGGAATTCACCCTGATGGACCCCGACGGCAAGCCGGTCGCCTCGCGCGACCTGCTCGCGAAAGGACCGCTGATCGTGTCGTTCTATCGTGGCGTCTGGTGCCCCTATTGCAACCTCGAGCTCCAGGCCCTCCAGGAGGCGCTGCCGGAGATCGCCACGCGCGGCGCCAGCCTGGTTGCGATCTCGCCGCAGACCGCGCCGAACAGCCGCAAGTCGCAGCGCGACAACAAGCTGTCATTCCCGATCCTGAGCGACGTCAGGAGCGAGATCGCCGATGCCTTCGGGATCCGCTTTGCGCTGCCGCCGCACCTCGTCTCGCTCTACAGGTCCTTCAAGAACGACCTGCCGACGTTCAACGACAATCCGTCATGGGTGTTGCCGATGCCCGCGCGCTACGTCATCGGCCGCGACGGCGTCATCGCCTATGCCGAGGTGAACCCGGACTACACCCAGCGCCCCGATCCGTCCGAGCTGCTGCCGGTGCTCGACCGGCTGCGGGCGGGCAAGGCGGCCTGA
- a CDS encoding glycoside hydrolase family 3 N-terminal domain-containing protein — MQFLNRLGLILLWLAAPLVAFAAANKNDPYLLVLRDTGNIALVVASILIVIVLLRRGRWRSIAGKLLVMLWCLPPLLMSAAHLKFELRKRDVLTASAAETRQLGPHFMVGYSSFPEIARLAEQGLIGGVYVTRPNIRGRTIEALRAEIAALQDKRRAAGLPPLVVAADQEGGIVGHLAPPLTKVPALATLTGLAPDDQQAKAEEFGRIHGRELADLGVNLNLAPVLDLKPPQRRNRLDFHTLIGRRAIASDPVVVSTIASAYVRGLEVSGVGATLKHFPGIGRVRTDTHHFSANLDTPVKELEATDWLPFREVLSHSRSALMVGHVTLTAVDPDRAASHSKRVVQGIIRDKWGYQGVVMTDDLVMGAIYQNDVCKAVVEAINAGVDLLLVAYDGAQFYRIFACALEGSRLGRLDAAMLHASAARLERGFPAEQARASSGAISVARRN; from the coding sequence ATGCAATTCCTCAATCGCCTCGGTCTCATCCTGCTCTGGCTTGCCGCGCCACTCGTCGCATTCGCGGCTGCGAACAAGAACGATCCCTATCTGCTCGTGCTGCGCGACACCGGAAACATCGCGCTTGTCGTCGCAAGCATCCTGATCGTCATCGTCCTGCTGCGGAGAGGACGCTGGCGCAGCATCGCGGGCAAGCTGCTCGTCATGCTCTGGTGCCTGCCGCCGCTGCTGATGTCGGCGGCGCATCTGAAATTCGAGCTGCGCAAGCGCGACGTCCTCACCGCCAGCGCTGCCGAGACGCGTCAGCTCGGGCCTCACTTCATGGTCGGCTATTCCTCCTTTCCCGAGATCGCGCGCCTTGCCGAGCAGGGATTGATCGGCGGCGTCTACGTCACCAGGCCCAATATCCGCGGGCGGACCATCGAGGCACTGCGCGCCGAGATCGCGGCACTTCAGGACAAGCGGCGCGCCGCCGGTCTGCCGCCGTTGGTCGTAGCCGCGGATCAGGAGGGCGGCATTGTCGGGCATCTGGCGCCGCCGCTGACCAAGGTGCCGGCGCTGGCGACGCTCACGGGACTCGCCCCTGACGACCAGCAGGCCAAAGCCGAAGAGTTCGGCCGTATCCACGGGCGCGAGCTCGCAGATCTCGGCGTCAACCTCAATCTCGCGCCGGTGCTCGATCTGAAGCCGCCGCAGCGGCGCAACCGCCTCGACTTTCACACGCTGATCGGCCGGCGCGCGATCGCGAGCGATCCCGTCGTCGTCAGCACGATCGCGAGCGCCTATGTCCGCGGGCTGGAAGTGTCAGGCGTCGGCGCCACGCTCAAGCACTTTCCCGGCATCGGTCGCGTGCGCACCGACACGCATCATTTCAGCGCCAATCTCGACACCCCTGTCAAGGAACTGGAGGCAACCGACTGGCTCCCGTTCCGCGAGGTGCTGTCGCATTCGCGCAGCGCGCTGATGGTCGGCCATGTCACGCTCACGGCGGTCGATCCTGATCGCGCCGCTTCGCATTCGAAGCGCGTTGTCCAGGGCATCATCCGCGACAAATGGGGCTATCAGGGCGTTGTCATGACCGACGACCTCGTGATGGGCGCGATCTATCAGAACGACGTCTGCAAGGCCGTGGTCGAGGCGATCAATGCCGGCGTCGACCTGCTGCTGGTCGCCTATGATGGCGCGCAATTCTACCGGATCTTTGCCTGCGCCCTGGAGGGATCACGGCTGGGCAGGCTCGATGCGGCGATGTTGCATGCGAGCGCGGCGCGGCTGGAGCGCGGTTTTCCGGCCGAGCAGGCGCGAGCTTCTTCAGGCGCAATCAGCGTCGCGCGTCGGAACTAG
- a CDS encoding LysR substrate-binding domain-containing protein yields the protein MSDRLQELAVFVRAAESGSFSKAARELGLSQPSVSRIIGELETRLAVKLLLRTTRRITVTDAGALFLTRAREVLADIEDAEDAARGVDSLRGTLRITMPIVYGTRHIIPRLPKFLDSHPMLRVELSVADERHNLVVEGTDVAIRLGPLSDSGFGARKLATLPRFLVAAPPYLTKRGTPKTPADLASHDCIFGPGLFGHTTWSFTRNGAETSVDVRGRITTDSGPGVFASVLAGLGIAMTSPVMAGPEIKAGALVPVLKSYKLAPVDVYAVFPAGPRPSTKVRALVDFLAEELR from the coding sequence ATGAGTGACCGGCTTCAGGAATTGGCCGTTTTCGTCCGGGCGGCGGAAAGCGGCAGTTTTTCGAAGGCTGCGCGCGAGCTCGGCCTGTCGCAGCCCTCGGTGTCGCGCATCATTGGCGAACTGGAGACCCGACTCGCCGTCAAGCTGCTGTTGCGCACCACGCGCCGCATCACCGTCACCGATGCCGGCGCGCTGTTCCTGACCCGGGCCCGCGAAGTGCTTGCCGACATCGAGGATGCCGAGGACGCCGCGCGCGGCGTCGACTCGCTTCGCGGCACGCTGCGTATCACGATGCCGATCGTCTACGGCACGAGGCACATTATTCCGCGCCTGCCGAAATTCCTTGATTCGCATCCCATGCTGCGCGTCGAGCTGTCGGTTGCCGACGAGCGGCATAATCTCGTCGTGGAAGGCACCGACGTCGCGATCAGGCTCGGCCCGCTGAGCGACTCCGGCTTCGGTGCACGCAAGCTTGCGACCCTGCCGCGCTTTCTCGTCGCGGCGCCGCCCTATCTGACCAAACGCGGCACGCCGAAGACGCCGGCCGATCTCGCCTCGCATGATTGCATCTTCGGTCCCGGCCTGTTCGGCCACACCACGTGGTCGTTCACCCGCAACGGTGCCGAGACCTCCGTCGATGTCCGCGGCCGCATCACCACCGATTCCGGCCCCGGCGTGTTCGCGAGCGTGCTGGCCGGTCTCGGCATCGCGATGACCTCGCCGGTGATGGCCGGTCCCGAGATCAAGGCGGGTGCGCTGGTGCCTGTGCTGAAGAGCTACAAGCTCGCACCTGTCGACGTCTACGCCGTGTTCCCCGCGGGTCCGCGTCCCTCGACCAAGGTGCGTGCCCTGGTCGATTTCCTGGCGGAGGAGTTGAGATAG